A window of Cydia amplana chromosome 16, ilCydAmpl1.1, whole genome shotgun sequence genomic DNA:
TCAATCACTACTCTGACGATGGAGCCGATGTGATGTACAATGTCCTGGAACtctttattaaaacatttaaaaggtATACTTACTCATGAAAgtaattaaagtacctacctaaagataaagataagattttTAATTTGCTTAGAGTTTATAATGAACCTAAAATTACATGCATCTGCATAACTTGCAGGGTGCGTAATACTTTCGTAGTAGTACGTACGTTGGGGGTCTTATCAGCCTCTTGTCGCCTCCTCTCTCTTCGCCTATATATGCCTATGCCTATGCTATGCTATGCTATTCTTCatgttcttcttcttcctctccTGGTCCcattataagataagataagataagataatcgtttatttgataaaacaCGAGTTATACATAAGATGTCAATATATACAAATTCAGTTCTTTACATGTCTGGCTGGAATTTCagcattcaaatatttattacaaaattaaattacaaatattaaataagcaGTATAGAATCATGttgaagagaaaaaaaaaatgacaatgtGTACCAATGTCAAATTACTGAACTAAATTATCTCaatattgttaattataaatagttgtattaaatttaaatcattaatgtcattatcaaTTTTTCGACAGTAAACTGTACAGTTATTCACATGTCCGGCTGAAATTTCAGCATTCATAgtattatgtataaattaaatttccaataaaagaaaatttacGGAAAAAAACAAACGTTAATGTGTATCAATATCAAATTCCTACTTAACTAAATCCtatctaaaattattaattttaaaatgttgtatTATATCATTTAAGTTATAAAAACAATGTTCCAATAGTAAACTATACAAATTTTTCCGAAAAGCCTGTCCTTCTAGCAACAGGAATAGAATTATACAAATTTACAGCCATACAATAGCAGTTATTTTGGAACAGCTTTAGCCTTTGATGCGTCGGTATCTCTAGGTCGTATTTGTGCCGTTTATCGTtgcccttttttttaaacaaacgtatattatttttaacaaatttacaCATTTCGAACACGTACAAGGCTGGTAAAGGCagaatttttttcttttaaataatggCTTGCAGCTATCTAAGTAGTGGGCCCTGCATAATGATCTCACACATCTTTTTTGCGCTTTGAAAACTCTATCGGCCTCGGTAGAGTTGCCCCATATTATTAACCCGTATCGAATTTGTGATGATACATAGCCGTGAAAGGCTGCGGTTGCTGCCGCTTCAGAGACAATTATTTGGGGTCGGGTCTCCTCACTGTCCTGCGCCAAGTCCTACGATCTTGGGTTGTCTGTTGGGGCACCTGGGCTTTCTTGAGGTCTCTTTCTATACTAGTCCACCAGGTATATGGCGGTCGGCCGCTGCTTCTCTATGCCTCTCTTCATGTTATTCGCACAATATTGACGAATCTTGATCTTTATTCCAGCTCGCATGCCTGTGCTGTCTTACACCGCCAGCCCTCGGCAGCATCACGCTACTGAAGGCCGCAGCGGTAGCCAAGGGCGCTGCCCTACTGAAAGCAGCGGCAGTGGCTAAGGGTGCGGCCTTATTAGGAGCGGGGGCGCTTATCAAAGGCGCGGCTATTAAAGGTAGCTTTAGAATTCaatctgatgatgatgatatatcaTTGTGAGACCAAGATCTTAGGCACTACTTGTACATAAGTCTTGTAGCGTCTGTCACCTAACCTTttacgtacagtcgccatcagatatgtccgagcggccgaggtgctcaaaaatatctgaatgtGCACTGTTTAACGCCTTGAAAGTAGAGCCGTGTTCAGTTATTTATTATGAGTACCTTGGCCgctctaatggcgactgtacctaagtaCTTTACTATATATTCCGTCTTGATACAAGATGTACTCGTTTTTTACAGGAGCAATCAAAGGCGCAGCAGCCAAAGGGGCAGCTATCCTGGCAGCAAAGGGCGCCGCAGTGAAGGGCGCACTGGCAATTGCAGCCAAGGCAGCCGACATCGCCGTACACAAGCTACCCCCTGTCCGACCGCCACCGGTGGTGGTGCGGCCGGTACCTGCGCCAATCGTTGTAAGCATATTAAACTACCTACGTAAACAGATAAGCGATCCTTATGAATAGATTCTTTCTAAAGAGCAAGAGAAGAGCCATCGGGAAAAGGTCGAATCGGATGGAATGATTGTTGTAAGTCGATTTGACacactaacccccttattcgtaaacgtctgctaagttaatcagctgatgatcgtcgtttgtccctctctatagcataacgacagatagcgacaaacgacgatcatcaactgattaagttagcagccgtttatgaataacgccataattaGCATtcatgtcggcggccgatcgtaagatcaggcatatcgtgaaattcctaggcatatcgtgaaacgtgaaaatcttagACCCGTTCCCTAAGTCGACGGAgacccgctacgcggggctcctatttctgggcagtttgcccttcgggcatctaaagcaacctaacgaacctatcctacctatatattggtttaatgtcactatcgtcaaaacattacacaggaacattacgatctgcctgatcttacgatcggccgtcGACATTTATACTTCGGTCGCCAATAGCACCTACTCGTAAAGTGGTCGTGCCCTCAACGCGAAGAAGTCTTTAAATTAGTTGTTATGGCGAACGCTGTCAATGCAACCTTCATGCTTTGGCGTAAGGTTTATATTGAATTGGCACCTAGCGCCCGTGACCTTAGCAAACGAGTGACATTGTTGATGTATGATCTTTCGATACCCTTCCTTTTGGTAGGGTGTGAGGGGTCTCTACCGCATTTCTGCTTCGGAGACTCTACATTCGCGCCCCATCCTCGTGGAAATGAAGACATCAGAAGACCGCCGTCTTCCGTCGTCATTTTGTGGACGACTGTGTGATCCGTTGTGGGCCAGCTTTATTGCAGCCGGCCGTTGACATTTTGATGGGTAATAACCAGTACCTAATCTGTTCCCCAGATCCCAGCAAACACCATCGCAGTGAGCACGGTCCCCTCCCTCCCCCCGGTGCTGAGCAGCCTCACCTCCCTATTGGGTTCGGCCCACAGCGTGGTGCAGCTTAAAATTAACACTGTCAGCAACGCCCTGCACCCCCCGCGTGTCATCGCCGCACCTATTAGAGCGCCTGTTTTATACGAGTGAGTATATATTAGCATATGGTGTACACGACAAAAAAAAGTACGATTTACGGAAAAttatgatgatggaatttccttttgcacagTTGCTCCTTTCGACTCGCAGATTAATTTATAAAGGGGAACCAATCGACTttttttgatgcaaaattttgacttaaTGGGGAAATAATAACCTCCAAAATTTGTAAAAGATAAAGTTTTGCTATGCGGTCAAGTTCGGTATCATTTTCGGGTAAATCAAGGTTGCTCAAtacatttttgatatttaatttatactgtttcatataaataatttgaaagaaaggaaaaattaaaactttccattttatttttttccaaacTAATGCCTATGCTTTTCTTGTAATATACACACAAAAAACAACAATTT
This region includes:
- the LOC134655299 gene encoding uncharacterized protein LOC134655299, which produces MEFRLFIVSLACLCCLTPPALGSITLLKAAAVAKGAALLKAAAVAKGAALLGAGALIKGAAIKGAIKGAAAKGAAILAAKGAAVKGALAIAAKAADIAVHKLPPVRPPPVVVRPVPAPIVIPANTIAVSTVPSLPPVLSSLTSLLGSAHSVVQLKINTVSNALHPPRVIAAPIRAPVLYEVAEPAQFYPLIQRVEEDCL